The Vitis vinifera cultivar Pinot Noir 40024 chromosome 16, ASM3070453v1 DNA segment tcctattttaaattttcaaatatttttcataacctttttattttatttttaatttttttctttatttttttattattgtcaaTATTATACTTGAGATTACctttgatttagaaaaaaaaaaacttatatagttgtgattattatgtttttttatatttaatttttaataaaaattaaatatatattatttataattcctTTTTAAAGTTGCCAACTTTCCCGCCACATATGTGAGGATTTAAGCAGaaagttgaaaaaaagaaaagaaaaaaaatctaaaatggcCTCCTCTAAGTCCTCCTCTCTTAACTTCTTGAAGTAGGATTTGAAAGTGACTATATTTTATGTAAGATTGACTCCAGTACACTAACGTGGCAGTTGAATGatttttgctatatatagatatttattgtcaaattgcaCACGGAACAAAGGAGTCGtgtctctctttctttcatacTTTTCTCTCAAACCAAGCAAAGACATTGCAATTATCATGACCGCCATTCCCGTTGCATCCATTAGCTAAccataaatgaatataaaaccCATATGGGCTCAAGATTCTTAAACTTCCCATGTCTCGTggattaaaaattattgaagacAACCCCACATGATTGTTGTCTAAAAAGGGCCTAAAGGACAAGAACATGGTGAATGTGAAAATTTGAAGCCCTGAAAAGAGTGGAAAACGGATCGATGGGGAAGGCGTCTTGATATGTGGCAATTATCAAAAGGGGTAGTTATGACATTGAGATATATAAGCACTAGTCACATTAATGGTAGCTGTACAGTACACGCTTTCTTACAGGTTAGTAACTGGGATCTCTGCAACCCGATCAGCTTCGGAACCCAACATCAAtgttggaaaaagaaaaggaaatccaAAAACAAATCTCACAAACAAAGTGGAAAATTTACCATATTAATTCTTTtacctgatgatgatgatgatgatgatggttctGGCAGTTCTGCTTCTCCACCTTTCTGGCTTTGATTATGTGTAGCTCCATAGACTATCACTGTCTGAATTCTCCGGGGAATCGTCGGAGGGTTGGGACTTGAGTCTAGGCGGGCTAACCAGCATTCCCTCGGCCATGTCCACCAATAGATTAGGCATGTTCAGAAGCTCCTCTTCGTCAATGAATTGATCCTCCCCCGCTGCCAAGCTACTGGATTCTGTTGTCTCCTCCTTTTTAGGTTGGGTGGTGTTTGGGCTCTCCGAACTCTCGGGCTTTGCTTGCTGAGCCTCAGCGGCCCTCGCTGCCGCCGCGCGTATATCGCTTGCGGAGGTGGACTTTGGGATAGGGTATGACAGAACGGAGTTGGGAAAATTCAAGGTGGCATCAGTGCCTTTTAAGGCCAGCGCTGCTACATCATAGGCGGTAGCCGCCATTTCAGGCGTCGGGTACGTGCCGAGCCATATTCGAGTAGTTTTGCGCGGCTCTCGAATCTCCGATACCCATTTATTACCTCGACACCGGATTCCCCTATAAAAAGGGTGCCTCCCGGCGGTTTGACCAGAAAAGGGAGTCGGAGAGGGAAGATTTTTTGGTGAGGGATGAGCAGATGTGGGCGTTGAGGAGGAATGTGAAGGAGGTGAAGAAAGGTCTTGTGGGGGCACAATAGAGAGAGAAGAGTCGGGTACTTCGATTTTTGGAGTAGGAGGTGGTTGGTCACTTGGGCGCACGTTAGCACGAGGTTcttccatatttaaaaaaaaaaaaaaaattgcaattcagatagagagagggggagaaagagagagagagagagagagagagagactcaAAATTCGGGTCAAAAAGATCGGAAGGGGAGCTGGGCTTATAAGGGGGGCGAGAAAAGGGTACTAGGCAAAAGCGTGGCCAAATCGCGGACCCCGGTTGGCTTTGCGCCTTAAACCCAATTCGACATGAGGCAACCCGAGGCACACGTATCAGGCGCAAGCTAGCAATTAGCTGTTACCTAATGGTCCTCATTCTGTTTCCCAATTTCTTAATTGGAAACGCTTTTTGCTTCAATATCTTAGTGACACAAACCTGTGGGTGTACACGGCAACGTCTGGTTGGACCATTCGCTTGTGTATTTTTCTATGGGAAAATGCATAATCTTTTGATTACTAGATTCTCTATGAACACACGCACTTTCTATCCCTTTCTATCTATAGCTATTTGAGACATATAAATGACACTCCATGGCTTCCTATTCATGGGTTTCGTGCAGAAACCAGTCATCTGCAGACTGGAAGCATCCAACACTCAAAAAAAGGAGGAAACTTAGGAATGGGGAGACCATGAAGAGAGAGAGTCTTTCCTAGAATTATATTGTGCTGTGGTGGTGGTGTTCCCTTGTTGGTATAGGATCGTGAAGGGGTACAGTTGGGTCCCAGTTGATTCACGACACATGCGGAGTGGCCACAAATTTTTATGACTCTATCCATCACTAATAAAAGCCATTTTTTTCCGGAGTTAAAAGACTGCTGCTTAGTTCCGGGAATCTATAACTATTGAACTCACTTCTCATGTCATGTGATGAAATCTAGATCAtcagattaaaaatataaataacttGAACAAAGTGTATTTGTAACATCATCAAATTGATGATGTCTTTTTGATActtatggagaaaaaaatacttctgttttttttcaaatactatAATAGAATccaaaactaataaaatttagacgaaCCAAAACTAATATGTGAAGTGGAAACGGCAAGATCATGTAGTCGATAACACAACTTAGATGAGTTAGAATTTAGAATAATAGAAcaatttgtttttcctttggtAGAGACAAAAGTTGGGTCCATTGGAGCTAATTGGATCGAGTATGTCGATAGAAAGCGTAGAAAATGAAGGCGCATATTAGTGGTGCTTAGATTAGAGGGGTAAGAAAAAAGAGGTCGACTTCTAAGTCAATCGATTCTAGAAATAAGGAGGTATTTGATTCtaatagtttttttcttttttggcttgAAATAATTTCTctcataattattaataaatatagtTTAATGTTGATGGTTGGATTTGTGGGAACAACTATATAAAATTGAATGTAGGTGAGTTGTACATTATGACCCAACTAACCTAAAGATTGCGACTTGACCAACCCAACCCAATTTATCAACAAGCTTGTTAATGGATTTGGTTGGGTGGTGTAAAAGTTAGACATTCTCCTAGACAAAAAGTCATTCTTGACGTAAGTTAATTTTTGGAGTTTTAAATTTCATGTACTCTCGAATTAAAGGTAGTAGTAATTCAAGTTAAAGTTAATACATGTATCATTCTAAGGTAATATCAAGGTATAGCCTTTTAGGATTAAAACACcctaatcatatttttcaaaagtgatAATAAATCAATGTGAAAAAAATTTACAGTGGTTTACTTTTAGTATAAGAGTTACATTCACTTGCAGTTGTTGCAGATTTTCACTATAATGAAAAAAGACCATAAGAAATTCCCAACCCTCTAGGTTTTGCTCTTCGTCTTTTTGTATCTctctcaataataataataataataataataaaaactccCTCTCAAAGTTAGCTAtcctaaatataatataaataggGTGAATAGTAATTAGACTCCACATATCTTTAATGCTTAAAGTTAtgcaaaattataattattttgaattaaatatattaagtttgtgttttacaaatatatatatatatatatatatatatatatatatatatatatattaatttcaaaagtGTGCATCAATAGTGGCTATTAGATGGGAGTTTggaataagaaatataataaatataattggtCACTTCAAATTAGGTGCATCTATATATTAATTATCTATTAAGCATAAAGGTAATGTTTTTAATAGTTAACCTAGGGATGagcatgaataaaaaataattatttattttcaaatttctatttgATGTTACCTAATCCAAATCcattaaacaaaatccaattgGTCCATGCAAAGCGTTATCCTTTGCTACGAGTTTCCTAACTATACCAATTTGGATTaagcatataaattaaatacatttagaAACCATCTTGTATATTATTCAACCTACTTCTCTCACTAATATAAGATACTCGATTTACACCATTTTCTAGTAcaaatttattaaatcaaactaagagagtgtttgttttttttattttttatttttactgaaagtagtttttaaactttagattatttgtttttctaatttttttcatgatttattataaatttttgattgaataaaaaaaattataatatttttgttttgtttttttaattattttattctaaagaaaatttaaaaataaataatacttaataatattaaatattaggttatttatttttataatattttatttttattaaacattaaaaagtaaatgaaaaagcgtatatgttacttttttcatttagaaaaaatcatattatttgactttttctatagttaaaaatttataataagtcataaaaaaataaaaaaaattaaacaaccGGATCCACCTTAACTttttttgaatagaaaaagtaatatattaaattttttttatatttaataaaaataagataatata contains these protein-coding regions:
- the LOC100250412 gene encoding ethylene-responsive transcription factor ERF027 encodes the protein MEEPRANVRPSDQPPPTPKIEVPDSSLSIVPPQDLSSPPSHSSSTPTSAHPSPKNLPSPTPFSGQTAGRHPFYRGIRCRGNKWVSEIREPRKTTRIWLGTYPTPEMAATAYDVAALALKGTDATLNFPNSVLSYPIPKSTSASDIRAAAARAAEAQQAKPESSESPNTTQPKKEETTESSSLAAGEDQFIDEEELLNMPNLLVDMAEGMLVSPPRLKSQPSDDSPENSDSDSLWSYT